In one window of Nodosilinea sp. PGN35 DNA:
- a CDS encoding pyridoxamine 5'-phosphate oxidase family protein, producing MTIATAANGWVNTAEGQHPEVIARARHLLDATIYCTLSTCSPEGLPWASPVFFAYAPDWTLYWASAVAAQHSQNLLANRGRGAIAIYSTQPDEGKGQGLYLAGTAAEVSADDVAGVIPLLAQRSRQGHRRTPADYLPPSPRRLYQFTPQAVWMTGARLALSDRILVDTKIQLDLAVLTAPAP from the coding sequence ATGACAATCGCTACCGCTGCCAATGGCTGGGTCAACACCGCTGAGGGCCAGCACCCAGAGGTGATTGCCAGGGCGCGGCATCTGCTCGACGCCACAATTTACTGTACCCTTTCGACCTGCTCCCCGGAGGGGCTGCCCTGGGCCTCGCCGGTCTTTTTTGCCTACGCCCCAGACTGGACGCTGTACTGGGCCTCTGCCGTCGCCGCCCAGCATTCGCAAAACCTGCTGGCCAATCGGGGGCGCGGCGCGATCGCCATCTACAGCACCCAGCCCGACGAGGGCAAAGGCCAGGGCCTCTACCTGGCTGGCACCGCCGCCGAGGTCAGCGCGGACGATGTGGCCGGGGTGATACCGCTGCTCGCCCAGCGCTCCAGACAGGGCCACCGTCGCACCCCCGCCGACTATCTGCCCCCATCGCCCCGCCGACTCTACCAATTCACCCCACAGGCGGTCTGGATGACGGGAGCGCGCCTCGCCCTGAGCGATCGCATTTTAGTAGACACCAAGATTCAGCTCGATCTGGCGGTTCTGACCGCCCCAGCCCCCTAG
- a CDS encoding phosphomannomutase/phosphoglucomutase, with protein sequence MVKGTTAGAIAPMPPSATTFNWATLQNGSDIRGVALEGVPGEPVNLTPEVVTTLGQAFATWLSAELDLPLAELTIAIGRDSRLSGPELMAAAIAGISNLGCRVLDVAMASTPAMFMATVLPEFACHGAIMMTASHLPFNRNGLKFFTRRGGLGKKEISRILALAEQGNFAPAAPGPVERRDLIGAYAAGLVQQIRQAVNHPDQFEQPLRGLKIIVDAGNGAGGFFASQVLAPLGADTTGSQFLDPDGTFPNHVPNPEDAAAIASICQAVVAQGADFGLIFDTDVDRGAAVDGDGRELNRNRLIALIAAIVLQEHPGTTIVTDSTTSDGLTRFIEGHLGGIHHRFRRGYKNVINEAIRLNEAGQPSWLAIEASGHGAMKENYFLDDGAYLVSKLLVELAKTRLNGQRLTDLIAPLQDPHASREYRLKILAPEAQVYGAEVMNQLKDFVATQADWAIEPSYEGVRVSCSNPDENGWFMMRMSLHDPVLPLNVESNVAGGVAKVGDRLTSFFETLEGLDISALGT encoded by the coding sequence ATGGTGAAGGGGACGACAGCCGGAGCGATCGCCCCCATGCCCCCATCCGCCACCACCTTCAACTGGGCCACCCTGCAAAACGGCTCCGACATTCGCGGCGTCGCCCTAGAGGGCGTGCCTGGGGAGCCCGTCAACCTCACCCCAGAGGTGGTCACCACCCTGGGCCAGGCCTTTGCCACCTGGCTCTCAGCCGAGTTGGATCTGCCTCTAGCCGAGTTGACCATTGCGATCGGGCGCGACAGCCGCCTGTCGGGGCCTGAGCTGATGGCCGCCGCGATCGCCGGCATCAGCAACCTGGGCTGTCGGGTGCTGGATGTGGCCATGGCCTCGACCCCGGCCATGTTTATGGCCACGGTGCTGCCCGAATTCGCCTGCCACGGGGCGATCATGATGACCGCCAGCCATCTGCCCTTCAACCGCAACGGGCTCAAGTTTTTCACCCGCCGGGGCGGCCTCGGTAAGAAGGAGATATCGCGCATTTTGGCGCTGGCCGAGCAGGGCAACTTTGCCCCGGCGGCCCCCGGCCCGGTGGAGCGCCGCGACCTGATTGGGGCCTACGCGGCGGGGCTGGTGCAGCAGATTCGCCAGGCGGTCAACCACCCCGACCAGTTTGAGCAGCCGCTGCGGGGGCTGAAAATCATCGTCGATGCGGGCAACGGGGCGGGCGGCTTTTTCGCTAGCCAGGTGCTCGCACCCCTGGGGGCCGACACCACCGGCAGCCAGTTCCTCGACCCCGACGGCACCTTTCCCAACCACGTGCCCAACCCGGAGGATGCGGCGGCGATCGCCTCGATCTGCCAGGCCGTCGTCGCCCAGGGTGCCGACTTTGGCCTGATTTTCGACACCGATGTCGATCGCGGCGCGGCGGTCGATGGCGACGGGCGCGAACTCAACCGCAACCGGCTGATCGCGCTGATCGCGGCGATCGTGCTGCAAGAGCACCCCGGCACCACCATCGTCACCGACTCCACCACCTCCGACGGGCTGACCCGGTTTATCGAGGGGCACCTGGGGGGCATTCACCACCGCTTTCGCCGGGGCTATAAAAACGTGATCAACGAGGCCATCCGGCTGAACGAGGCGGGGCAGCCCAGCTGGCTGGCCATTGAAGCCTCGGGCCACGGGGCGATGAAGGAAAACTACTTTTTAGACGACGGCGCTTACCTGGTCAGCAAGCTGCTGGTCGAACTGGCCAAAACCCGCCTGAATGGTCAGCGCCTCACCGACCTGATTGCCCCCCTGCAAGACCCCCACGCCAGCCGGGAGTATCGGCTCAAGATTTTGGCCCCCGAGGCCCAGGTCTACGGCGCTGAGGTGATGAATCAGCTCAAAGATTTCGTCGCTACCCAGGCCGACTGGGCGATCGAGCCCAGCTACGAGGGGGTGCGGGTCAGCTGTTCCAATCCCGATGAAAACGGCTGGTTTATGATGCGGATGTCGCTGCACGACCCGGTGCTGCCCCTCAACGTAGAGTCGAATGTGGCGGGTGGGGTAGCTAAAGTAGGCGATCGCCTAACGTCCTTTTTTGAGACCCTAGAAGGCTTAGATATTTCCGCCTTGGGGACGTAG
- a CDS encoding DUF29 family protein — translation MEELLELRELLLAGRVSDALLLVEEMTEMSKDDKLNKIFSFGVILLLHLIKKVAEGRTTRSWETSILNAAKQIQRTNQRRKAGGMYLTTQELQDTLEDAYDSALRQAALEAFEGRYDAAELKQRVNQKTVIDQAIALIFGSETDPAIG, via the coding sequence ATGGAAGAGCTGTTGGAATTGCGGGAGTTATTGCTGGCTGGCCGGGTGAGTGACGCCTTGCTTCTGGTCGAGGAAATGACGGAAATGAGTAAGGATGACAAGCTCAACAAGATTTTTAGCTTTGGCGTCATCCTACTTCTACATCTCATTAAAAAAGTTGCGGAGGGGCGCACTACCCGCTCTTGGGAAACCTCTATTCTCAACGCCGCCAAACAAATTCAGCGCACCAATCAACGGCGCAAAGCCGGGGGCATGTACTTGACCACGCAAGAACTTCAGGACACCCTGGAAGATGCCTACGACTCTGCACTGCGACAGGCGGCCCTAGAGGCGTTTGAAGGTCGCTATGATGCAGCGGAGTTGAAGCAGAGGGTCAATCAAAAGACCGTGATTGACCAAGCGATCGCGCTGATTTTCGGCTCTGAAACCGATCCAGCGATTGGCTAG
- a CDS encoding AI-2E family transporter, which translates to MVTFSKLPRWAIAGLAFPLICLNGWLLYRLAGIFQPATSIVITASLIAFLLDYPIDWLEKRGLARSLAVALVVLVAAVVTTVLFIFLGPQVWQQLNDFAERLPGWIDRATTQLLLLEERPFFQNLPVNLDQLTVEAANQLTNALQATTTQAISVTLSTLDSALNLLVTVVLAILLVINGDPLWEGLLSWLPTPWRSQIRRSLRPSFQGYFSGQATLALILAVAQSIALILLNVPFGLLFGLGIGLVSIIPFGGTAAVLGVSTLLAFQDIWLGLKVLGVAIVLGQINDNLVAPRLMGGITGLNPAIIILALLLGAKFAGFLGLLLAVPTASFIKKIADSLREPRPEPAIEALQDGVLGHEPL; encoded by the coding sequence ATGGTCACGTTTTCAAAGCTGCCCCGATGGGCGATCGCGGGTCTGGCGTTCCCCCTCATCTGCCTCAACGGCTGGCTGCTGTATCGGCTGGCGGGCATTTTTCAGCCCGCCACCAGCATCGTGATCACCGCCAGCCTGATCGCCTTCCTGCTCGACTACCCCATCGACTGGCTCGAAAAACGCGGCCTGGCCAGGAGCCTGGCGGTGGCGCTGGTGGTGCTGGTGGCCGCTGTGGTCACCACGGTGTTGTTCATTTTCCTGGGGCCGCAGGTGTGGCAGCAGCTCAACGACTTCGCCGAACGACTACCGGGCTGGATCGATCGCGCCACAACCCAGCTGCTGCTGCTAGAAGAAAGACCCTTCTTTCAAAACCTGCCGGTTAACCTCGACCAGCTCACCGTGGAGGCTGCCAACCAGCTCACCAATGCCCTGCAGGCCACCACCACCCAGGCGATCAGCGTCACCCTCAGCACCCTCGACAGCGCCCTCAACCTGCTCGTCACCGTCGTCCTGGCCATTCTGCTGGTGATCAACGGCGACCCGCTGTGGGAAGGTCTGCTGAGCTGGCTGCCAACCCCCTGGCGATCGCAGATTCGCCGTTCCCTGCGGCCCAGCTTCCAGGGCTATTTTTCGGGCCAGGCCACCCTGGCGCTGATTCTGGCGGTGGCCCAGTCGATCGCCCTAATTTTGCTCAACGTGCCCTTTGGCCTGCTGTTTGGCCTGGGAATTGGCCTGGTCAGCATCATTCCCTTTGGCGGCACGGCGGCGGTGCTGGGGGTGAGCACCCTGCTGGCGTTCCAGGATATCTGGCTGGGCCTCAAGGTGCTGGGAGTGGCGATCGTGCTGGGGCAAATCAACGACAACCTGGTGGCCCCGCGCCTGATGGGGGGCATCACCGGCCTGAACCCAGCGATCATCATCCTCGCGCTGCTACTTGGGGCCAAGTTTGCCGGATTTCTGGGCCTGCTGCTGGCCGTACCCACCGCCAGCTTTATCAAAAAGATCGCCGACTCCCTGCGCGAACCGAGGCCCGAACCCGCGATCGAGGCCCTGCAGGACGGTGTGCTGGGGCATGAGCCGCTTTAG
- a CDS encoding helix-turn-helix transcriptional regulator encodes MRPIHHPNPQDIALEGVLYALGDPVRLEIVQRLAANAELSCSDLDLGVAKSTLSHHFKILREAGVLHCRKQGTQHMNSLRREDLEAAFPGLLDSILKAAGAKSEG; translated from the coding sequence ATGCGACCTATTCATCATCCCAACCCCCAAGACATTGCCCTGGAGGGGGTTCTGTATGCCCTGGGCGACCCCGTGCGGCTGGAGATTGTGCAGCGGCTGGCTGCCAATGCCGAGCTGTCCTGCTCGGACCTCGATTTGGGGGTGGCGAAGTCAACCCTCTCTCACCACTTCAAGATTTTGCGCGAAGCCGGGGTGCTGCACTGCCGCAAGCAGGGCACCCAGCATATGAACTCTCTGCGCCGCGAGGATCTAGAGGCGGCGTTTCCGGGCCTGCTCGACAGCATTTTGAAGGCGGCGGGGGCCAAGAGCGAGGGCTAA
- the trxA gene encoding thioredoxin, with translation MSAVTSITQETFQSEVLKSDVPVLVDFWAPWCGPCRMVASVVDEVAQQYDGQLKVVKVNTDEQPGIASHYGIRSIPTLMVFMGGEKMEQMVGAVSKATLSKAVEPFLS, from the coding sequence ATGTCCGCAGTTACAAGTATTACCCAAGAGACGTTTCAGTCTGAAGTGCTCAAGAGCGATGTGCCCGTGCTGGTCGATTTTTGGGCACCGTGGTGCGGCCCCTGCCGTATGGTCGCCAGCGTAGTCGATGAGGTGGCCCAGCAGTACGATGGCCAACTCAAGGTGGTCAAGGTCAACACCGACGAGCAGCCCGGCATCGCCTCCCACTACGGCATTCGCAGCATTCCCACGCTGATGGTATTTATGGGCGGCGAAAAAATGGAGCAGATGGTGGGGGCGGTGTCTAAGGCCACCCTATCTAAGGCCGTCGAACCCTTTTTGAGCTAA
- a CDS encoding alkene reductase yields MSTEKNLFTPVRLGAYDLPNRIVMAPLTRNRAGEGNVPQPLNVTYYEQRASAGLIITEASQISPQGMGYPATPGIHSAEQIAGWQQVTQAVHAKGGRIFLQLWHVGRISHPSLQPEGATPVAPSAIQPKGDAMTYEGMQRFVTPRALELGEIPGIVEQYRQAAKNALEAGFDGVEVHGANGYLLDQFLRDGSNHRTDAYGGPVENRARLLLEVTEAVVGVWGGDRVGVRLSPSSTFNDMTDSDPRATFGYAIQALNQFNLAYLHLLEPSEADLRYGGTPIPTKEFRPLYDGLLMVNWDYDQESGHRAIASGDADLVSYGKLFIANPDLPERFAQNAPLNQPNPDTFYGGGAEGYTDYPALAEAA; encoded by the coding sequence ATGTCCACCGAAAAGAACCTGTTTACCCCCGTTCGCCTCGGGGCCTACGATCTGCCCAACCGTATTGTCATGGCTCCCCTCACCCGCAACCGGGCCGGGGAGGGCAACGTGCCTCAGCCCTTGAATGTGACCTACTACGAGCAGCGGGCCTCGGCGGGCCTGATCATCACCGAGGCCAGCCAGATTTCGCCCCAGGGCATGGGCTACCCCGCCACCCCCGGCATCCACAGTGCCGAGCAGATCGCCGGGTGGCAGCAGGTCACCCAGGCCGTCCACGCCAAAGGGGGCCGCATCTTTTTGCAGCTGTGGCATGTGGGCCGCATTTCGCACCCGTCGCTACAGCCCGAGGGGGCAACGCCCGTGGCCCCCAGCGCAATTCAGCCCAAGGGCGACGCCATGACCTACGAGGGCATGCAGCGCTTTGTCACCCCCAGGGCGCTGGAGCTAGGGGAGATCCCCGGCATTGTAGAGCAGTATCGCCAGGCGGCTAAGAATGCTTTGGAAGCAGGCTTTGACGGTGTTGAGGTACACGGGGCCAACGGCTACCTGCTCGACCAGTTTTTGCGCGACGGCAGCAACCACCGCACCGATGCCTACGGTGGCCCGGTCGAAAACCGCGCCCGTCTGCTGCTGGAGGTGACCGAGGCCGTGGTGGGCGTATGGGGCGGAGACCGTGTCGGCGTGCGGCTATCGCCCAGCAGCACCTTCAACGATATGACCGACTCTGACCCCAGGGCCACCTTTGGCTACGCTATTCAGGCGCTGAACCAGTTCAATTTGGCCTACCTGCACCTGCTCGAACCCAGCGAGGCCGACCTGCGCTACGGCGGCACCCCCATCCCCACCAAAGAGTTTCGCCCGCTCTACGATGGTCTGCTGATGGTGAACTGGGACTACGACCAGGAGTCGGGCCACCGGGCGATCGCCAGCGGCGATGCCGATCTGGTCTCCTACGGCAAACTGTTCATCGCCAACCCCGACCTGCCCGAGCGCTTTGCCCAAAATGCGCCGCTCAACCAGCCCAACCCCGACACCTTCTACGGGGGCGGGGCCGAGGGGTACACCGACTATCCCGCCCTGGCCGAGGCTGCCTAG
- a CDS encoding isoprenyl transferase, which translates to MTLTSDDYFSLPADLHPQALPAHVAVIMDGNGRWATRQGLPRVAGHRQGAKTVKDLLRCCNDWGIGALTVYAFSTENWRRPMEEVNFLMRLFDRLLRRELAEMQQEGVRIQFLGDLSPLPERLRSLMAEAMALTRPNQRVQFNVAVNYGGREELVNAARNLAHQVMSGTISLDGIDEAALGRALLTEGLSDPDLLIRTSGEQRLSNFLPWQLAYTELYFTDQLWPEFDRAAFHQALHWYQSRQRRFGGLARSPIAHGF; encoded by the coding sequence ATGACTCTCACCAGTGATGACTATTTCAGCCTGCCAGCAGACCTCCATCCCCAGGCTTTGCCCGCCCATGTGGCGGTAATTATGGACGGCAACGGACGCTGGGCCACCCGCCAGGGGCTGCCGCGAGTGGCGGGGCACCGCCAGGGGGCCAAAACGGTAAAAGACCTGCTGCGCTGCTGCAACGACTGGGGCATTGGGGCGCTGACGGTCTACGCCTTCTCAACCGAGAACTGGCGGCGACCGATGGAGGAAGTGAATTTTTTGATGCGGCTGTTCGATCGGCTGCTGCGCCGCGAGCTGGCTGAAATGCAGCAAGAGGGCGTGCGAATTCAATTTTTAGGAGATCTTTCGCCGCTGCCCGAGCGGCTGCGATCGCTGATGGCAGAAGCCATGGCCCTCACCCGTCCCAACCAGCGGGTACAGTTTAACGTGGCAGTCAACTACGGCGGGCGGGAAGAACTGGTCAATGCCGCCCGCAACCTTGCCCATCAGGTGATGAGCGGCACAATCTCCCTCGATGGGATCGATGAAGCGGCCCTGGGGCGCGCCCTGCTGACCGAGGGGCTGTCTGACCCCGATCTGCTGATCCGCACCAGCGGCGAACAGCGGCTGAGCAACTTTTTGCCCTGGCAGCTGGCCTACACCGAGCTGTACTTTACCGACCAACTCTGGCCCGAGTTCGATCGCGCCGCCTTTCACCAGGCTCTGCACTGGTACCAAAGCCGCCAGCGCCGCTTTGGAGGATTGGCTCGATCGCCCATTGCCCATGGATTTTGA
- a CDS encoding ferritin-like domain-containing protein, producing MTVAVGLVSSTSVDEDLAGVWTPALGGAQVRRRIAALTQRYVTVEHLGDRLADLPHQFHHPQPRRWAAVPWAAIAPAQLSGIALDTFCAILMGAINTEAPIRGYTQASRRYLEHFYPQMAQFVGGLVDSDGRVIAPGLWEREEKRHAPVLNLLYHRLAGKRPTPVPHRARPYTPSGNPRTDLYRHGLHRIATEYGAACLYLWMMAHTTGPLQAVLGELLVDEINHMTKFWGFGRWAYPETGLAMVGSTLAQAMVQKLRHPQLQGSLLHTLRRMQDELAWPRWSMGNRLTFLYTLDQVMRVLWRWERSLTPTYLEQLFGPP from the coding sequence ATGACTGTAGCAGTGGGGCTGGTCTCCTCAACATCGGTCGATGAAGATTTGGCAGGCGTCTGGACGCCCGCCCTCGGCGGCGCTCAGGTGCGGCGGCGAATTGCAGCGCTGACCCAGCGGTATGTGACGGTGGAGCATTTGGGCGATCGCCTCGCCGACCTGCCCCACCAGTTCCACCATCCCCAGCCCCGCCGCTGGGCAGCGGTGCCCTGGGCTGCCATCGCCCCCGCCCAGCTCAGCGGCATTGCCCTCGACACCTTCTGCGCCATTCTGATGGGTGCCATTAACACCGAAGCCCCCATTCGCGGCTACACCCAGGCCAGCCGCCGGTACCTAGAGCACTTTTACCCTCAGATGGCCCAGTTTGTGGGCGGCCTGGTGGATAGCGACGGGCGGGTAATCGCCCCCGGCCTGTGGGAGCGGGAAGAAAAGCGCCACGCCCCGGTTCTAAACCTGCTCTATCACCGCCTGGCGGGCAAACGCCCTACCCCTGTTCCCCACCGGGCTCGCCCCTACACCCCCAGCGGCAACCCCCGCACCGACCTCTACCGCCACGGGCTGCACCGCATCGCCACCGAATACGGAGCCGCCTGCCTCTACCTGTGGATGATGGCCCACACCACCGGCCCGCTCCAGGCGGTGCTGGGAGAATTGCTGGTCGATGAGATCAACCACATGACCAAATTCTGGGGGTTTGGCCGCTGGGCTTACCCCGAAACCGGTTTGGCAATGGTTGGCAGCACCCTCGCCCAGGCCATGGTGCAAAAACTCCGGCATCCCCAGCTCCAAGGCAGCCTGCTGCACACCCTGCGCCGCATGCAGGATGAACTTGCCTGGCCCCGGTGGAGTATGGGCAATCGGCTCACCTTTCTCTACACCCTTGACCAGGTGATGCGGGTGCTGTGGCGGTGGGAGCGATCGCTCACGCCCACCTACCTAGAGCAATTGTTTGGCCCCCCGTAG
- a CDS encoding NB-ARC domain-containing protein: protein MASDAVELADRLVFTVTGRHLNDLQRTILRQVWQGQKYLDIANTAGYTEGHIKDVAYQMWRLLSKVTGEKVTKSTLKSALKRSLLKMGIDVSGASAALGFGDGARPQEALPDWGEQALQSSPNATDLGGQIAPSSRAETPLIAPVNPNFVGRQGAIAHLSSLVSQGDRTILIQGEGGLGKTTLAQHFVAEQPVDLTLELLMAKDPADITPVEWVIEEWLRQDFGVEPGREFGVTLDRLRRHLRQQKVAVLIDNLEPALDAQGQFIGPHRRYSELLRVLADSRGQTLTLITSRDRLCEPGIPIAHYRLPGLEFSAWATYFAHRNIADQRDVLAAMHSAYGGNAKAMEILAGAVQADFDGSLALYWQAHSQDLLGPVDLKNLVESQIHRLQALDPDAYALFCRLGVYRYQDVPTIPWDAVHCLMADMPAQRHQAIVTSLRNRSLLECRQGRYGLHPVVRAGALAQLTASGEPAAWESAHRAAARCWSNRIQHICTLDNAIQAFEAYYHYVAIDDYGAAARVILHSRDNQWQQFLPLGSTLYRMGMVQPVTNAITAILDHISAENADASELSNILSDLYWIQGRLGAAIACQQNAMAIAQRCLHIEAPAPVTHRWYYLTMLVVDSQLSLGLYHLDLWDLKAAALWFSQVIATATGTRHQPWADKATACLALVRSHQGDRSAAQTLANSVLEQGRGQGQSGRYAFFVQLLGHTYLNLGDLDAAESLFGAAIQAAEAGHYLQIKANALVGRGRLKSQQGDFAGAIDDCRGAIALLDEIGAHGDLAAAHLQYALTLAGLSMNFSEAQAHFCNALELFEAIPAPHQVARSKRAWAKRLSQSTGLVPN, encoded by the coding sequence ATGGCATCAGATGCGGTAGAACTGGCAGACCGGCTTGTCTTCACCGTCACCGGACGGCATCTGAACGATTTGCAGCGCACCATTTTGCGCCAGGTGTGGCAGGGGCAAAAGTACCTCGACATTGCTAACACCGCCGGATATACCGAGGGCCATATCAAAGATGTGGCCTACCAGATGTGGCGGCTGCTGTCGAAGGTGACGGGCGAGAAGGTGACCAAATCAACCCTGAAGTCGGCCCTGAAGCGATCGCTGCTGAAGATGGGCATCGACGTGTCGGGGGCCAGCGCCGCCCTAGGTTTTGGGGACGGGGCGAGACCGCAGGAGGCCCTTCCGGATTGGGGAGAGCAGGCCCTTCAAAGTTCCCCAAACGCGACAGATTTAGGGGGCCAGATCGCCCCCAGCTCCAGGGCAGAAACTCCCTTGATCGCTCCGGTCAATCCCAACTTTGTGGGGCGTCAGGGGGCGATCGCCCATCTCAGCTCCCTGGTTTCCCAGGGCGATCGCACCATCCTCATTCAGGGGGAAGGGGGCCTCGGCAAAACCACCCTGGCCCAGCATTTCGTCGCCGAGCAGCCGGTCGATCTCACCCTAGAGCTGCTGATGGCCAAAGACCCCGCCGACATCACCCCGGTGGAGTGGGTAATCGAAGAATGGCTGCGCCAGGACTTTGGCGTCGAGCCGGGGCGCGAGTTTGGCGTCACCCTCGATCGCCTGCGCCGTCACCTGCGCCAACAAAAAGTCGCGGTACTGATCGACAACCTGGAACCCGCCCTGGACGCCCAGGGACAGTTCATCGGCCCCCACCGCCGCTACAGCGAATTGCTCAGGGTCTTAGCCGACAGTCGCGGGCAGACGCTGACGCTGATCACCAGCCGCGATCGCCTCTGCGAACCGGGCATTCCCATCGCCCACTACCGTCTCCCCGGTTTAGAATTCTCCGCCTGGGCCACCTACTTCGCCCACCGAAATATTGCTGACCAGCGGGATGTGCTGGCCGCCATGCACAGCGCCTACGGCGGCAACGCCAAGGCAATGGAAATTCTCGCCGGGGCGGTACAGGCCGACTTTGACGGTAGCCTGGCGCTCTACTGGCAGGCCCACAGCCAGGATTTGCTCGGCCCCGTCGATCTCAAAAACCTGGTCGAGAGCCAGATTCACCGCCTGCAAGCCCTCGATCCCGACGCCTATGCTCTCTTTTGTCGCCTCGGCGTCTACCGCTACCAGGATGTGCCCACTATTCCCTGGGATGCGGTGCACTGTCTCATGGCGGACATGCCCGCCCAGCGGCACCAGGCGATCGTCACCTCCCTGCGCAACCGTTCGCTGCTGGAATGCCGCCAGGGTCGCTATGGGCTGCACCCGGTGGTGCGAGCCGGGGCATTGGCTCAGCTTACGGCCAGCGGTGAGCCCGCTGCCTGGGAGTCGGCTCACCGCGCCGCCGCCCGCTGCTGGAGCAATCGTATTCAGCACATCTGCACCCTCGACAACGCCATACAGGCCTTCGAAGCCTACTACCACTACGTCGCCATCGACGACTACGGCGCTGCGGCGCGGGTGATCCTCCACAGCCGCGACAACCAGTGGCAGCAGTTTTTGCCCCTGGGCAGTACCCTCTACCGCATGGGTATGGTACAGCCCGTTACCAACGCCATCACCGCCATTCTCGACCATATTTCTGCCGAGAATGCCGACGCCAGCGAGCTATCGAACATCCTGAGCGACCTGTACTGGATCCAGGGACGGCTGGGGGCGGCGATCGCCTGTCAGCAAAACGCCATGGCGATCGCCCAGCGCTGTCTACACATCGAGGCCCCTGCCCCCGTCACCCACCGCTGGTACTACCTCACCATGCTGGTAGTTGATTCTCAGCTCAGCCTGGGTCTCTACCACCTAGACCTGTGGGATCTCAAAGCCGCTGCCCTCTGGTTCAGCCAGGTGATTGCCACCGCCACCGGCACCCGCCATCAGCCCTGGGCCGACAAGGCCACCGCCTGCCTTGCCCTGGTGCGGTCACACCAGGGCGATCGCTCGGCCGCGCAGACTTTAGCTAACTCTGTCCTGGAGCAGGGGCGAGGCCAGGGCCAGAGCGGGCGTTATGCCTTTTTTGTGCAGCTTTTGGGCCACACCTATCTCAACTTAGGAGACTTAGATGCGGCTGAATCCTTGTTTGGTGCGGCTATTCAGGCGGCGGAAGCGGGCCACTACCTGCAAATTAAGGCCAATGCGCTGGTGGGGCGGGGGCGGCTGAAGAGCCAGCAAGGGGATTTTGCCGGGGCTATAGACGATTGCCGGGGAGCGATCGCCCTGCTCGACGAAATCGGTGCCCACGGCGACTTGGCCGCCGCCCACCTCCAGTACGCCCTCACCCTGGCTGGCCTGTCCATGAACTTTAGTGAGGCCCAAGCCCACTTTTGTAACGCCCTCGAATTATTCGAAGCCATCCCTGCGCCCCACCAAGTTGCCAGGTCTAAACGCGCCTGGGCAAAGCGTTTGAGTCAAAGCACAGGCCTTGTACCAAATTGA
- the psbA gene encoding photosystem II q(b) protein: protein MTTTIQQQRSASLWESFCQWVTSTENRLYVGWFGVLMIPTLLAATACFVVAFIAAPPVDIDGIREPVAGSLMYGNNIISGAVVPSSNAIGLHFYPIWEAASLDEWLYNGGPYQLVIFHFLIGVFCYMGREWELSYRLGMRPWICVAYSAPVAAATAVFLIYPLGQGSFSDGMPLGISGTFNFMLVFQAEHNILMHPFHMLGVAGVFGGSLFSAMHGSLVTSSLVRETTESESQNYGYKFGQEEETYNIVAAHGYFGRLIFQYASFNNSRSLHFFLGAWPVIGIWFTALGISTMAFNLNGFNFNQSILDSQGRVIGTWADVINRANLGMEVMHERNAHNFPLDLATAEAPEIIG from the coding sequence ATGACCACTACCATCCAACAACAGCGCAGCGCTTCCCTCTGGGAAAGCTTCTGCCAGTGGGTGACCAGCACCGAGAACCGCCTGTATGTGGGCTGGTTCGGCGTGCTGATGATCCCCACCCTGCTCGCTGCCACCGCCTGCTTCGTCGTCGCGTTCATCGCGGCCCCCCCCGTCGACATCGACGGCATCCGTGAGCCTGTAGCTGGCTCGCTGATGTACGGCAACAACATCATCTCCGGTGCGGTTGTGCCCTCCTCTAACGCCATCGGTCTGCACTTCTACCCCATCTGGGAAGCCGCTTCCCTCGATGAGTGGCTGTACAACGGTGGCCCCTACCAGTTGGTGATTTTCCACTTCCTCATCGGCGTCTTCTGCTACATGGGTCGCGAGTGGGAACTGAGCTACCGCCTGGGTATGCGCCCCTGGATCTGCGTGGCTTACTCGGCCCCTGTGGCCGCTGCCACCGCCGTGTTCCTGATTTACCCCCTGGGTCAAGGCTCCTTCTCGGACGGCATGCCCCTGGGTATCTCCGGTACCTTCAACTTCATGCTGGTGTTCCAGGCTGAGCACAACATTTTGATGCACCCCTTCCACATGCTGGGTGTAGCGGGTGTGTTCGGTGGCAGCCTGTTCTCCGCCATGCACGGTTCTCTCGTGACCAGTTCACTGGTGCGTGAGACCACCGAGAGCGAGTCTCAGAACTACGGCTACAAGTTTGGCCAGGAAGAAGAGACCTACAACATCGTTGCAGCCCACGGCTACTTCGGTCGGCTCATTTTCCAATACGCCAGCTTCAACAACAGCCGCTCGCTGCACTTCTTCCTGGGTGCGTGGCCTGTGATTGGCATCTGGTTCACGGCGCTGGGCATCAGCACCATGGCGTTCAACCTGAACGGGTTCAACTTCAACCAGTCCATCCTTGACTCTCAGGGTCGGGTGATTGGCACCTGGGCGGATGTGATCAACCGGGCGAACCTGGGTATGGAAGTGATGCACGAGCGCAATGCTCACAACTTCCCCCTCGACCTGGCCACGGCTGAGGCACCTGAAATCATCGGCTAG